A single genomic interval of Gossypium raimondii isolate GPD5lz chromosome 11, ASM2569854v1, whole genome shotgun sequence harbors:
- the LOC105803782 gene encoding uncharacterized protein LOC105803782: MRKYNRLRSIAKVFRIFEVLSALLFLAWTAERVPFAVKISGEFVLKLGGIIASPFFVFLICNVIIITLIAKSGIFSAVRNADSKVCEEIIKTADTHSKSVSQEEIVYQDKEIISEVNTSTRECEDMEPEPEPESDSDFEADNPRVYRRSKSEKLEREKVKKELRRSESEKKCRKIENMDEKLFPEDDLSNEEFQRAIEDFIAKQLRFRREESLSIVLHSQA, translated from the coding sequence ATGAGGAAATACAATCGTCTTCGAAGCATAGCAAAGGTGTTTCGTATTTTTGAAGTGCTTTCGGCTTTGCTGTTTTTGGCGTGGACTGCCGAGCGCGTGCCTTTTGCCGTCAAAATCTCCGGCGAGTTTGTATTGAAACTCGGCGGCATCATCGCCAGTCCGTTCTTTGTTTTCCTCATCTGTAACGTCATCATCATCACTCTAATTGCTAAGTCCGGTATCTTCTCCGCCGTTCGCAATGCCGATTCCAAAGTCTGCGAGGAAATCATCAAGACCGCAGACACTCACTCCAAATCGGTGTCTCAAGAAGAGATTGTGTATCAAGATAAGGAGATCATCTCTGAAGTGAACACATCTACTCGCGAGTGCGAAGACATGGAACCAGAACCGGAGCCAGAGTCAGACTCTGACTTTGAAGCCGATAATCCGAGAGTGTATAGGAGAAGTAAATCGGAGAAGTTGGAAAGGGAGAAAGTGAAAAAGGAACTACGACGATCGGAGAGCGAGAAGAAGTgccgaaaaattgaaaacatggACGAAAAATTATTTCCTGAAGACGATTTGAGCAATGAAGAGTTTCAACGAGCGATCGAAGACTTTATTGCTAAACAGTTGAGGTTTCGCCGAGAAGAGTCTCTGTCTATTGTTCTTCATAGCCAAGCTTGA